A window of the Fusarium poae strain DAOMC 252244 chromosome 3, whole genome shotgun sequence genome harbors these coding sequences:
- a CDS encoding hypothetical protein (BUSCO:23524at5125), with protein sequence MSPHAEKSVSRFHATSTDKAIAIEEEYAAHNYHPLPVVFARAEGVNVWDPEGNHYYDFLSAYSAVNQGHCHPELIKTLTEQAGRLTLSSRAFYNDVFPKWAEKVRSVFGYDMALPMCTGAEAVETAIKIARKWAYKVKGVPQEKAWIFGVSENFHGRTMTAITLSVDPESRENYGPYVPNVGAFNPSTGKPIRYNNIADLEEVLEAYGKETAAFICEPIQGEAGVVVPDDDYLAKVQALCTKHNVLFICDEIQTGIGRTGRMLCSQWANIKPDLVTLGKAISGGMYPVSCVLSSKEIMLVVEPGTHGSTYGGNPLGSAVSIRALEIMEEEDLTAKAEKLGNMFRDGLKALNTPILKVIRGKGLLNAVVIDESAANGRTAWDLCLLLKSKGLLAKPTHGDIIRFAPPLVISEEDLRKGLEIIAEAIKELPTVAPAKHH encoded by the exons ATGTCTCCTCACGCCGAGAAGTCCGTCTCTCGGTTCCATGCCACCTCTACCGACAAGGCCATCGCCATTGAGGAGGAGTACGCTGCTCACAACTACCACCCTCTCCCCGTAGTCTTTGCCCGCGCCGAAGGTGTCAATGTCTGGGACCCTGAGGGCAACCACTACTACGACTTCCTCTCCGCCTACAGCGCTGTCAACCAAGGTCACTGCCACCCCGAGCTCATCAAGACCCTCACTGAGCAGGCCGGTCGATTGACCCTCAGCTCTCGAGCTTTCTACAACGATGTCTTCCCCAAGTGGGCTGAAAAGGTCCGAAGCGTCTTTGGTTATGACATGGCCCTGCCCATGTGTACTGGTGCCGAGGCTGTCGAGACTGCCATCAAGATCGCTCGCAAGTGGGCGTACAAGGTCAAGGGTGTTCCTCAGGAGAAGGCCTGGATTTTTGGTGTTTCAGAGAACTTCCACGGCCGAACT ATGACCGCCATTACCCTGTCAGTAGACCCCGAGTCAAGAGAGAACTACGGTCCCTACGTCCCCAACGTTGGTGCTTTCAACCCCAGCACCGGAAAGCCCATTCGATACAACAACATTGCCGACCTCGAGGAGGTTCTTGAGGCTTACGGCAAGGAGACCGCTGCTTTCATCTGCGAACCTATTCAGGGTGaggctggtgttgttgttccCGACGACGATTATCTCGCCAAGGTCCAGGCTCTCTGCACCAAGCACAATGTTTTGTTCATCTGCGACGAGATCCAAACTGGTATCGGTCGAACTGGACGCATGCTCTGCTCTCAATGGGCCAACATCAAGCCTGACCTTGTCACTCTCGGAAAGGCCATCTCTGGTGGCATGTACCCCGTGAGTTGCGTTCTCAGCAGTAAGGAGATCATGCTGGTTGTCGAGCCTGGTACCCACGGCTCTACCTACGGAGGCAACCCTCTGGGATCTGCTGTCTCTATCCGCGCCCTTGAGATtatggaggaggaggacctcACTGCCAAGGCTGAGAAGCTTGGTAACATGTTCCGTGATGGCCTCAAGGCCCTCAACACTCCTATCCTCAAGGTGATCCGAGGCAAGGGTCTTCTTAACGCTGTTGTCATCGATGAGTCCGCAGCCAATGGCCGGACTGCCTGGGATCTTTGCTTGCTCCTCAAGAGCAAGGGTCTATTGGCCAAACCCACTCACGGAGACATCATCCGCTTCGCGCCTCCCCTGGTCATCAGCGAGGAGGATCTCCGAAAGGGTCTCGAGATCATTGCCGAGGCTATCAAAGAGCTTCCTACTGTCGCGCCTGCCAAGCACCACTAA